One part of the Salinivirga cyanobacteriivorans genome encodes these proteins:
- a CDS encoding C25 family peptidase propeptide domain-containing protein, which translates to MRQILLSLLLVTFLISQASAKNQQWQKLDKQAKNNQTQIKLIQSDPNHIRLAFDFNAYKIKDVHTPRGASKLIEIPECTRTKTKGAPDVPKISQALAIPDNAHMELKIIKSRFVEIDNFEMAPSKGIMSRDKKTSDYPYVYGDEYKQNAFFPEKLSKAQKPYIIRNVRGQSIVVYPVQYNPVTKKVRIYTDLVVDLVATGTAKNNALSANPNIKNHYCPIKARN; encoded by the coding sequence ATGAGACAAATTTTACTTAGTCTGCTACTTGTGACTTTCTTAATATCACAAGCTTCAGCAAAAAACCAACAATGGCAAAAGCTCGATAAGCAAGCCAAAAACAACCAGACACAAATTAAACTGATACAGTCTGACCCCAACCACATCCGCTTAGCATTTGACTTTAATGCATACAAGATCAAAGATGTGCACACACCTCGCGGGGCTTCAAAACTTATTGAAATTCCGGAATGCACCAGAACCAAAACCAAGGGAGCACCAGATGTTCCAAAAATATCGCAAGCACTTGCCATACCTGACAATGCGCATATGGAACTCAAAATAATTAAGAGCCGTTTTGTTGAAATCGATAACTTCGAGATGGCTCCTTCAAAAGGCATTATGTCGCGCGATAAGAAAACAAGCGATTATCCTTATGTATATGGTGATGAATATAAGCAAAATGCTTTTTTTCCAGAAAAGCTTTCAAAAGCACAGAAACCATATATCATTCGCAATGTACGTGGTCAAAGCATTGTAGTTTATCCGGTTCAATACAATCCCGTTACAAAAAAAGTACGAATTTACACTGACCTTGTAGTTGATTTAGTAGCTACAGGAACAGCCAAAAACAATGCATTATCGGCTAACCCTAATATAAAAAACCATTACTGTCCGATAAAAGCACGGAATTGA
- a CDS encoding NAD(P)/FAD-dependent oxidoreductase — protein sequence MLHLKNQFIFAPIKLGYSNNKGEVTDKHLIFYRARAEHLGAVIPEPLYLDKGLRELPTQMGIDNDDKIEGLKKLNHEIKQFGTKTIAHLNHPGRMANPKIPGNYHVSASDQICENGGAKPRSMDRADMDYAISLFVNAAKRAKEANFDMIELQFGHGYLAAQFLSPAVNQRSDEYGGSLDNRMKFPLEIFDAVCKASDLPIIVRISGDEMFPEGFHLEDMFTFSQELEKRGAAAIHLTAGTACSTPPWFFQHMFIKKGKTWEMAGQLQNKINIPVIFVGRINSPKDIEQINGNYNRPYIALGRALVADPDFAGKYLGKKEGRIRPCLACAEGCLGGVKSGKGLGCVVNPQVGLEDDIPDKADKAKHIAVVGGGLAGMQASLTLKERGHNVDLYEKEKLGGQFNLAWLPPKKDSLKEIVDYYKFELKSQNIKTIHKKVTPEDITGNGYQEVVLATGAEPAVPPIKGLKTYYWSEFLHDENLPEDKSVLVIGGGLIGAEISSKLVDKNNKVTIVEMLDEVARGMEMIERKFTLAKLKKHDVEIFINHKVTEIINNHQVLIEDKAGNTKTLNKIDKIVIATGMKSVNELQYNLQGKIPVHIVGDAIKPAKAREAILTAFNAAKSI from the coding sequence ATGTTACATCTAAAAAACCAGTTCATCTTTGCACCTATTAAGCTTGGTTATAGCAACAATAAGGGCGAAGTAACCGATAAGCATCTTATTTTCTATCGTGCCCGTGCCGAACATCTTGGCGCGGTAATTCCTGAACCGCTCTACCTTGATAAGGGTTTGCGGGAATTACCCACACAAATGGGTATTGACAACGATGACAAAATCGAAGGACTTAAAAAGCTGAACCATGAGATTAAACAATTCGGAACCAAAACCATTGCACACCTCAATCATCCGGGGCGCATGGCAAATCCCAAAATTCCAGGAAACTACCATGTATCAGCAAGTGACCAGATTTGTGAAAATGGTGGTGCTAAACCACGCAGCATGGACAGGGCAGATATGGATTATGCCATTAGCCTATTCGTAAATGCCGCTAAACGTGCAAAAGAAGCTAACTTCGATATGATCGAATTGCAATTTGGCCACGGATACCTGGCAGCCCAGTTTTTAAGTCCGGCGGTAAACCAAAGATCTGATGAATATGGAGGTTCACTCGACAACAGAATGAAATTTCCACTTGAAATTTTCGATGCTGTATGTAAAGCCTCGGACCTACCCATAATTGTTCGCATTAGTGGTGACGAAATGTTTCCAGAAGGTTTTCATCTTGAAGATATGTTTACATTCTCGCAGGAACTTGAAAAACGAGGAGCTGCAGCCATCCATCTTACAGCAGGTACCGCATGCTCCACGCCCCCATGGTTTTTCCAGCACATGTTCATAAAAAAAGGTAAAACATGGGAAATGGCCGGACAACTACAAAATAAAATTAATATTCCGGTAATTTTTGTGGGCCGCATTAATTCACCTAAAGATATTGAGCAAATTAATGGCAATTACAACAGGCCCTATATCGCATTAGGCCGTGCCCTGGTAGCCGACCCGGATTTTGCCGGAAAATATCTCGGTAAAAAAGAAGGCAGAATCCGTCCATGCCTTGCATGTGCCGAAGGCTGCCTTGGTGGGGTGAAAAGTGGAAAAGGCTTAGGATGCGTAGTAAATCCACAAGTAGGGTTAGAGGATGATATACCAGACAAAGCCGATAAAGCCAAACACATCGCTGTTGTGGGCGGTGGATTAGCCGGTATGCAAGCTTCACTGACACTTAAAGAACGTGGTCACAATGTTGACCTCTATGAAAAAGAAAAATTAGGCGGTCAATTTAACCTTGCCTGGTTACCACCTAAAAAAGATAGTCTGAAAGAAATTGTCGATTATTACAAATTCGAACTTAAATCGCAAAACATTAAAACCATACACAAAAAAGTTACCCCTGAAGACATTACGGGGAACGGCTATCAGGAAGTGGTTTTGGCAACAGGAGCAGAACCTGCGGTTCCTCCTATAAAAGGGCTGAAAACCTATTATTGGAGCGAATTCCTGCATGATGAAAACCTACCTGAAGACAAAAGCGTGCTTGTTATTGGTGGTGGTTTGATTGGGGCTGAAATATCAAGCAAACTGGTAGACAAAAACAATAAAGTTACCATTGTAGAAATGCTTGATGAAGTTGCCCGGGGTATGGAAATGATTGAGCGAAAATTCACATTAGCCAAACTCAAAAAGCATGATGTAGAAATATTCATTAATCATAAAGTTACTGAGATTATAAACAACCATCAGGTGTTAATTGAAGATAAAGCAGGCAACACCAAAACACTGAACAAAATTGATAAAATTGTAATTGCTACGGGAATGAAAAGCGTCAATGAACTTCAATATAACCTGCAAGGAAAAATACCTGTACATATAGTAGGTGATGCCATTAAACCAGCAAAGGCAAGGGAAGCTATTCTGACAGCCTTTAACGCTGCAAAATCTATTTAA
- a CDS encoding SDR family NAD(P)-dependent oxidoreductase gives MKRTILITGATDGIGKQTAFRLAQLGHRIIMHGRNVRQGKKLRDLFRKETNNKFIEYVNADLTSFSDIEGLVEVLVHRNMIPDILINNAGVFQSELELVTDHKIEKTFMINYLAPFYLSYLLIPIMEEQNKQVIVNVSSMIHASHIDLNDVVNPTNFDSSKAYGASKLGNILFTKKMAREKPQLKINAVHPGVIDTKLLRSGWGGGGSDLNAGADQLIFAALELPQDTTGKYFEYSNEAEPAEAANDIKLQDGLYDLSMKLIPKSS, from the coding sequence ATGAAACGCACCATACTCATCACAGGCGCCACAGATGGCATAGGAAAGCAAACAGCATTCAGACTTGCCCAATTGGGTCACCGCATTATTATGCATGGGCGAAATGTAAGGCAAGGCAAAAAGCTCAGGGACCTGTTCCGCAAAGAAACGAACAATAAATTCATTGAATACGTCAATGCCGACCTTACAAGCTTCAGCGATATTGAGGGACTGGTTGAGGTTTTGGTGCACCGAAACATGATTCCCGATATACTCATTAATAATGCAGGCGTATTCCAGTCGGAGCTGGAATTGGTTACCGATCATAAAATCGAAAAAACCTTTATGATAAATTATCTTGCTCCTTTTTATCTCTCGTATTTACTCATACCCATAATGGAGGAGCAAAACAAGCAGGTCATAGTAAACGTCTCAAGTATGATTCATGCCAGCCACATCGACCTCAACGATGTGGTAAATCCAACAAATTTTGACAGTAGCAAAGCCTATGGAGCATCAAAACTTGGCAATATTCTTTTCACAAAAAAGATGGCCAGAGAAAAGCCTCAACTTAAAATAAACGCTGTGCATCCTGGGGTTATAGATACTAAATTATTACGCAGCGGCTGGGGTGGTGGCGGCTCAGATTTAAATGCCGGTGCAGATCAATTAATTTTTGCAGCCCTCGAGCTACCTCAGGATACCACAGGGAAATATTTTGAATATTCAAACGAAGCAGAGCCTGCGGAAGCAGCTAATGATATTAAATTACAGGATGGACTATACGACCTTAGCATGAAACTAATCCCAAAATCATCATAA
- a CDS encoding threonyl-tRNA synthetase editing domain-containing protein: MKLLLIYANNFGYTPTTKTLEDAEAHTESHDFEKVQTAFIQAEAEDADREADVTKKLVKNLKWIMKKNEAETLILHSFAHLSESKADPDLTKSIFDKAEEKMKNAGYTVHQTPFGYFLDLRLDAPGLSLARVFKDL, translated from the coding sequence ATGAAACTATTATTGATTTACGCCAACAATTTTGGTTACACTCCAACAACAAAAACATTGGAGGATGCAGAAGCACACACCGAAAGCCACGATTTTGAAAAAGTACAAACAGCGTTCATTCAGGCTGAAGCTGAAGATGCAGATCGGGAAGCTGATGTAACTAAGAAACTGGTGAAAAATTTGAAATGGATCATGAAAAAAAATGAAGCCGAAACCTTAATATTGCATTCATTCGCTCATTTATCAGAAAGCAAGGCCGATCCTGATCTTACAAAATCTATTTTTGACAAGGCTGAAGAAAAAATGAAGAATGCCGGCTATACTGTGCATCAAACACCTTTTGGATATTTCCTTGATTTAAGACTTGATGCTCCAGGGTTATCGCTAGCCCGCGTTTTTAAAGATTTGTAA